Below is a window of Scatophagus argus isolate fScaArg1 chromosome 24, fScaArg1.pri, whole genome shotgun sequence DNA.
ggaggaggggggagactGCGACTCATCAGGCCTGCAGAGACTGGAGTGTCTGAATCAGAAAGTTCATCGCAAAGACAagctgaggaagaaaaagtgttaaagcttttttaaactttgttggCCTTTTGGGGTTCAGTCCTCTGCACGGGTTTTCGTCCACACCATTCAGTCCAGTCTGTCCACTGCGTTTGACTCGTGTCAGTAACTCGAGTCCAGCCTGAGGACGAGGACTGTGAGCTCGTCCACATTCCAGCAGCTCATTTCAATcctcatgagtgtgtgtggaagcTCCTCAAAGATCAGTTTCAGGTCTCTCAGCCTTCAGGATTCAGACTGAACTGATCTGAGACAGCATCAGTCACACCGAACTGAAGATGTGACGCACACGTTGATGTGATGGACTGATGGACTGCGATGGACTGAATCCTGACACTCGGCGTACTGAGCTGTGAGCAGGTCTCCTCCTCCAGAAAAACCGAGGTGAGAGAAACAAACGGTGAGAGTGAACCTCCCCCGTCCTCCCCCCTGAGAGCTGGGTGACACAGGAGCACATGTGGTCGCCACAGCCGTGTTCACTGTGACGCTGCTGCGAGGACAGGGACGGCAGGAAGTCCAAAGAGCTTCGAGCCGAGGCAGCCTATAAGGTGGACTTTAAGGTGGACCGTTGGTGCCGAAACAGGGGACTCTGTGTGCGCTGATGACTCACCTGGACTCACCTCTGTGCTGACACGTCAGTCAGGTGAGTCAGGTGACCGGGTTCACCCCTTACAGGAGTGAGACACACGCAGCATGTatcagtgatgaagaggaggatgaagagggacatgaaagcagaacagaaagaaacctTTCTGAGAGGACGAAGACATCCAGACCGAAAGACAGACGACAGCCACAGACTTGGCTGCTGCGTCTCCTCGTCATCCTTCCGAGTCTCTCTGTGATTGTTTGAATTCTTTATCTGCGTGTTCTCCTGGTCATCTTGGGTCTttggattcaaggattcaaggattcaaggaactttattgtcataccagctcacattcacatgtttatggtacgaaattaggactcaggtcccgggagcaaaaagtaaaatataataatataaaaatataagagTACGAGGTAATAGAAtataagctaaaaaaaaaaaagaatttaaaaagaatataaaactagacatttaaataagctaaacatttaaataagaagctggttttaacatatagcagcctaagtatgcatgtgcaagtgtgtgcacttgtgtccCTGGATGGAGATCTTCCTGTCAGGCTCGAATCTGATCCCCCTTCGAGCCCAGCTGATCCTCACGGGCGACGCCACAGACGTCTCATAAGGACCTCAGACGAACAGACTAAACTGAACGATTACATGTGAACACCTCGTTTCTTCGTCTGGGCAGAAATGTGTTCGTCACTCCCacaaataattcagtttttgaactgattaaataaaggaGATGCAGGGTGCGGCCGGGACTCTTCCTCCTCTCGGTGTCTCAGGGCGGCCGGTGAAGACCTGTGGGGGTTTTGACGACCTGTGGGCTGCAGACCGAGGCTCATGACTCCATCGGGGTCATGTCTGTGTCTGGAGGACGTGGGACAGGCCTGCAGTCCCTGCAGAGCCACATGGAGGCCGTCCAACATGTCCGCCCTGCAGACGGCTCGGCTGTCCGTCTGTGAGACTGAAGAGGTCCTCCTCGCGACTGAACCAACTGTGTGAACTAATGCTGATGTGCTCTGTCCAGATACTGGACTGTTTGCTGTCAACAAATCGCTCTTCGTCCGTCTCTGCTTCAGACTGCAGTGACGGGACGAGCAGCAAAGCGTCGCGGTGGCTTCCTGGTTTTGAACACATGGTCACACACTTCGCCCTCACACTGTTCACATCTCACCAAAAcgcaaaaacattttgtaagtCGTTGGTTTCAAACAAAACGCAGAATTTAGTTTTTCCACCCACCGTAAAGAAGCGACAGCCTGAAACCTTCCTAAAAACTAAGAACAGAGGCAATGATTTctgaaaaattaattaaatcatatttccataaaataaaatgaaatccacgaaataaatatatatgatCACATCATTTATTCATAGACTTTTTCAGAGTgaaatcttttctgtttttagtttcatttgTACTGCACTACTGcacacaaaatatcaaataattaCCTCTGATTGCAGAGATGCAGTATAAGATCAGAGATAGATCAGATcattaaaaatactttaaaactGTGTCCTACTCATCTACGTGCATTCTGCATAGTATTTGTTACTTTAAGTACATTGTGTTGAGTTAGAGTAGCACTTAAACTTGGCAGTATTTGTACCACGTGGTATTTGTAGTTTGAGTTAAGTACATGAATATAAATTGCGTGCTACAGTTTTGAACGGCAATATGAAAGCTATTCACTGTGAGGGTTCCTGCGCAATGCCCCGCCCCTTTTAGCTCTACTGACCAATCAGCGGCGACTCGAGCGACAAAACAACTCGTCTGATTGGAGGAACCAAGCCGCGGAGGCGAGTTTCAAGGCGCCCCTCCTGCGATGCGGGGTGAGTAGCGGGGGGCTCCTGGAAACCGGCCCGGCAGAGTGTGGAGTCGCGTCCCGACAGACGCTTCGGTAACTGACGGGCAGCTTCTGACTGAGCAACACAACTTTTTCAGCGCGAGCTTTGGACACTTGGACGGAGGAGGAATCTGCTGAGGACTTTTTCCGGGGACTCGGATGTCTTTACATGGTGCGCAGCCCGGCGGGAGACTCTGTGTCTCTCGCCTTTACGAGCCCGAGGAGTCAACAGGGGTTGATGTTTAAAGGTTTGTCTGAAAGGTCCATGACTTGATGCGCTGCGTGTGGACTCTGGGCTGAAGTCTGAATGCAGTCCGTTTTCCACCATTtgctgtgagagtgtgtgtgtgtgtgtgaacagtaaaggaatgcagcagtgaaacacacagtcGAAGACAggatctgcagcagcttcacttGGTTTCATTCTTCTCCGCTGCTGGTGAACATTCAGAGCTTTTTGGAAACAACCTTTTCCTTTGCTGTTCGGGGTTCCCGTCTGTCATGGCAGTGCAGAGAAGCTGGCGCTGGGTTTGGATGACGGGCTGTACTCTGGTCGCCGCGCTCCTCTGCCAGCCCTGCGCCTCTCAGTATGAGAAGGGGATTTCCATACCTGATCACGGCTTCTGCCAGCCCATCTCCATCCCGCTTTGCACAGACATCGCCTACAACCAGACCATCATGCCCAACCTGCTGGGGCACACCAACCAGGAGGACGCCGGGCTGGAGGTCCACCAGTTTTACCCACTGGTTAAAGTCCAGTGCTCCACGGACCTGAAGTTCTTCCTGTGCTCCATGTATGCGCCAGTTTGCACGGTTCTGGAGCAGGCCATACCACCCTGCAGGTCTCTGTGTGAACGGGCACGGCAGGGCTGCGAGGCGCTCATGAATAAATTCGGCTTCCAGTGGCCGGAGAGGTTGCGCTGTGAGAACTTCCCGGTCCACGGCGCAGGAGAGATCTGCGTGGGTCAGAACACGACCGACACAGATGGCCCCACGTCAGACCCGACTCCCAGCCTGTCCGAGCTCGTGACCCTGCCGCCATACGCCCGGACCAACCAGCACTTCACCTGCCCCCTGCAGCTCCAGGTGCCTCCCTACCTCAACTACCACTTCCTGGGAGCGAAGGACTGCGGTGCCCCCTGTGAGGTCGGCAAGCCCGGCGGACTGATGTATTTCCGGGAGGAGGAGTTAAAGTTTGGCCATCTGTGGGTCGGCACCTGGTCACTTCTGTGTTGTGTGAGCACCCTCTTCACTGTGCTGACGTATCTGATAGACATGAGACGGTTTCGGTACCCAGAGAGGCCGATCATCTTCCTGTCAGGATGCTACTTCATGGTGGCGTTGGCCTACGTCACCGGCTTCCTGTTGGAGGACAAAGTGGTGTGTATTGATAAGCTCAATGTGGACGGCTACAAGTTGGTGACCCAGGGCACCAAAAAAGAGGGCTGCACCATTCTCTTCATGATCCTCTACTTCTTCGGCATGGCCAGCTCCATCTGGTGGGTGATCCTGTCACTCACCTGGTTCCTGTCAGCTGGCATGAAGTGGGGCCACGAAGCCATCGAGGCCAACTCGCAGTACTTCCACCTGGCAGCCTGGGCCGTGCCAGCGGTTAAAACCATCACCATTCTGGCAATGGGGCAGGTGGACGGCGACCTGCTCACCGGCGTCTGCTACGTGGGGATCTACAATGTGGACGCTCTCCGGGGCTTCGTCCTGGCACCGCTGTTTGTCTACCTCTTCATCGGCACTTCCTTCCTGCTGGCGGGATTTGTGTCACTCTTCCGCATTCGCACCATCATGAAGCACGATGGCACCAAGACGGAGAAGCTGGAGAAGCTGATGGTGCGGATCGGCGTGTTCAGCGTGCTGTACACGGTTCCCGCCACCATCGTCATCGCCTGCTACTTCTACGAGCAGGCTTTCCGGCCGCAGTGGGAGCGCACGTGGCACATGCAGACGTGCAAGCGCTTCGCCGTGCCGTGTCCAGCCGGAAACTTTGCCCCGCTGACGCCGGACTTCACCGTCTTCATGATCAAGTACCTGATGACCATGATTGTGGGGATCACGTCAGGCTTCTGGATCTGGTCTGGGAAGACGCTGCAGTCATGGCGCAGGTTTTATAAGAGACTGAGCGACGACAAGCAGGGAGAGACGACAGTGTAGAGGACGCTGGTCGTTTCCCAGACTTTCTGAGGACGTTTGTCAGACTGAGAGGACGGATGTGGCCGCTCTGAATTTTCACAACTCAGTGGGACTATGAACAGTTGAGGACCGCGTTGTGGACCTGATGATTTccagctgcagccacagtgcGTCTGAATCCGCCCCACATGAGTTCTCCTCTTGTAGCTCTTTACGTTTTCGTTCACGGACACGGGATCACGAGGGAGTCGCGTCGATCTGACGGGTCTGTAATTGCACTGGAAGCTAACTGGGGAAACTGGGTTTGAAAGTTTGATGCAAATCTTTTGTCCTCGCACTCGACAAAGCAGTGGGTTAAATTACAGGTGAGGCGAAAGGGACAGCAGCTCGCAGGAAGTTATGAATGTGGTTTGGCTCGCAGTTAAAACACACTTCACCTCCTGTTCACACCTGCAAAGCATTAACGGAGACACTGAAGAACATATCAACATGTGTTTATCTTTTCAAAATGAACGTCTGATCTCATTACCAGCTCATGATTATTATCATCGCAGCTGTTCTGTTTCTTCCCTCACAGCAGCCACGATGATTTCAGGCCCGTCAGATTAAGATTAAACCAGGACTGACTGTGTCTGTGCTATTGGCTGTTTTAAAGCGTGGATGTGTTTGACGTGTGCGTCTTCTCCTTTCTCATTATTGtgtaaagaagaagaacttgTGTATTTATGATAGTTTTAAAGTCATCGTTTCAGCAATGGTTTTGGCCTTTTATGATGCCCCCCTGCTTGTATTTGTAcagtttttcagaataaaatgttaaagttttaaaaagccTGACACACTTATTTAATCTGTGAGTGTTGCAGATTCCTGCTGACATCTGATctctttgcttttccttttgtctgGCTGTACAAATCGTTGCTGAAACCCTCCCTGCGCCTCAGACCCTGAAACCAGAGCAGTTTGACCTCCTTACCGAAAACACTCATTTAATGTGTACGAGCGTTTCGTTCAGCAGCAGTGAACATGAAGCACACAGTGAGTGACGTTCACACACCGCATCATTACATTACAGTTCTCAGGTTTTAACTTTTCTCTAACTGCTGATTCAGCTCACTTTGAATGGTGAAAGTACACAAGTATGACGAGTTTCATGTAGCGCAAGCACAGAAGTACTCTCACttcatttctctgcagtgaTGGAGATGTAGCACCCTCTGGTGGTGAAAAGGTAAACAGCAGCAGTTCAAAAGCACTTTGTGAAGCCTGAGTCTGCTGACTGACAACAAGCTGCAAGAAGTTCTTAGTTTACTGCGTTCACGAGGCACCATAACATCACATCAAGTCCCAACAACGCGAGGACACGGCGGTCTGCGACACCAGCAGCATCGACGACAAACCTCTGACATCACTTATAATCAATACGAAGCAACTCACCCACCATGTTTTCATCCAGTCAGggtgaagctgctgcagccacgGGTGCAGATCGTCAGGGCGGAGGGGACGTGTCCCTCCCAACTTCTGAAAAACATCAGGGTGTCTCCTcaattatttctaaataaatcatgaaattcaaaacacacatttagagAGAAGAAGCTGACTCCACGTCCGAATTAAGTCTCAGAAAAACAGTCTGAAGGTTTCGTTTCCTGCCCAGCGACCTGAACTGTTTCAGAGCAGGCACGCGTCACGTCGTCCGTCGGGTGCAGTGACGTCAAAGTGCCGACACACAACACAAGGTGGCACCACATTTAAAGGCTGCCCTGAAGAAGCCCGCAGCTTCAGGGCGTAAGCAGACACTAAAAATGATCAACTGTGGCCAGTCAACACATCTGTGGCAAACCCTTCATCACAGACGAGTTAACGATGTCACTGAGTGAAAGAAACGAGAGCCGACTGTGACCCGAGAAAAGAGACTTTAGTTTGTAAAATATGGTCCCTCATAAATCACCCGTTTTTAGAATGGAGTTTGGTTTGACAGGCTGACTGACCTTTTACCTGTTCCTCCTCAAGTTGGGTCAAGTTGTTGGTGCTGAGAAGCAGCTGGCGAGCTGAACACGAGGTCCACGAcgtccttcctcttcctcatcctcctcagcTAGTTTGTCCTCCTGttagcaaacacagacagacatctgatctggaaacaaaaacacaaaaactttaCTTCATGAACGATGATTATTCACAGCTGAATCCTTAAAAATTAATCTACAGATGAACAATAAACAGCCTCTTTGGTTTTACAAATGATAAATCAGTACACATCcacatttaaaagttttattaaCAACTTCTAAGTGCTTACAAAAAGTTTATACAACAGATGAAAACACGTGTCTGCCGTGAGAATATTATCACCAGTTTACAGGCTGACAGGAGGAGCTGACAGGAGGGAAATGTCCTGCAGCCAAACTGCAGCGAGCTGAGCCTGTTAAggagaaaacaacac
It encodes the following:
- the LOC124055220 gene encoding frizzled-7-like, whose translation is MAVQRSWRWVWMTGCTLVAALLCQPCASQYEKGISIPDHGFCQPISIPLCTDIAYNQTIMPNLLGHTNQEDAGLEVHQFYPLVKVQCSTDLKFFLCSMYAPVCTVLEQAIPPCRSLCERARQGCEALMNKFGFQWPERLRCENFPVHGAGEICVGQNTTDTDGPTSDPTPSLSELVTLPPYARTNQHFTCPLQLQVPPYLNYHFLGAKDCGAPCEVGKPGGLMYFREEELKFGHLWVGTWSLLCCVSTLFTVLTYLIDMRRFRYPERPIIFLSGCYFMVALAYVTGFLLEDKVVCIDKLNVDGYKLVTQGTKKEGCTILFMILYFFGMASSIWWVILSLTWFLSAGMKWGHEAIEANSQYFHLAAWAVPAVKTITILAMGQVDGDLLTGVCYVGIYNVDALRGFVLAPLFVYLFIGTSFLLAGFVSLFRIRTIMKHDGTKTEKLEKLMVRIGVFSVLYTVPATIVIACYFYEQAFRPQWERTWHMQTCKRFAVPCPAGNFAPLTPDFTVFMIKYLMTMIVGITSGFWIWSGKTLQSWRRFYKRLSDDKQGETTV